The genomic segment CTCCGTGTGCTTCCTGAGCATCAAAGAGCACGAGCACTCCAACAAATGTCCACTGTGTCCCGGCATCCGGCAAGCTGTCAACTTCACGGCCACCGCCGATAGCCCGGGAAGAGCGAACTGGGCGGAAGTCGACATCACGCCGCTGCTTCGGCCGTCGTCACCATTCCCGAAACGGAACGTCCACCTGCACGTCAACGTCATCTGCCCCGAGGAAAACCCTGGGCACGAAGACCCTTTGGAGTTCACAGTGGAGTCCCCCCCGTTGCTGCTTTATCTTCTTGACGACAGCAAAGCTGCCACGCTTCAAAATCAGACGATTTTCAACGCGCGTGGAGCCAAGAGGCGGCGAAGGAGGGAGTCCGCAAAGAGCAAACGAGGCGATAAAACCCTGGACGTCCACTTGCCGCAGCTTCTCCCAACCTCGGAATTCCCCACAAGTTACTGTGCCTTGTATGATTTCAGAGTTCGCTTCAGCCAGCTCGGGCTGGATCACTGGATCGTCTTCCCGCCCAAATATAACCCGAGGTACTGTCAAGGCATCTGCCCGCAGATAGTCGGCTTCATCTACGGCTCGCCCGCCCACACCATGTATCAAAACATCATATACGAAAAGATGGACTCGTCCGTGCCCAGGCCGTCGTGCATCCCGTCCCATTACAGCCCGCTGAGCGTCATGATCTTCATAGACAACTCGTACGTTTACAAGGAGTTTGAAGACATGGTGGCCACCAGGTGTACCTGCCGCTAAACCAATTAACAAACCCAGCATTCTCACCCTCTTTTCAAAAAATTTACCCGAAACCTTTGGCGCACTATTCAAATGTAAGATGTTCTGACCAGGCTCTGTGATTTCATCAGTGgttaaaatcattgtgcatatagAAGACGTTTGTTCTGGAGCAGGTTTGTTTACTTAAACAATGTATTTTAACATTGGGAAAGTAAGTTGagcaatgtttttctttttttgttgctgttgttgaagCCTTATTAGAAAGAATGTAAATTCATCCTGTTTCATATGTGCAATCGCGTCATGgtatgaaacaaacaaaaaagtagtTCAGtatagaatttttgtttttttaaaccttagttttcgttaacttattttgtgttgtggtctgttgtttttgtttaatttaacatAAGTATTCATTTGCCCTGTTCTGGaccaaaagaagacaaaaaaatctgtcacaAAATCTTATCAAACCTTTTACATATTATTTTATTCCTGAGCATTACAGACAGTTGTCCTGAGTGGCGACTGTCTTCAAAAATGTCCACAATGAAAGCTGTCAAGGTGTCCCTGTGTATTTATTCCTTCTGGTCACTAAGTGACTGCCAACTGCTATGAATTTGTACTGGTTCAATGTGACTCCATGCATGCCATGTGTATTTATGCAAATGTGAATTCACTGTGTGTCTGTGTTCAGCTTCTGGATATGCAAACTGATGAAAATAAGTCGACATTCTCTGAAGAGTTGGgaaataaataacatcatgcataCATTTCGTCTTTTGgttttatgtaaataaaaaattatgggGAATAGCTTAAcacttaaatatatatttttatatgtagTGTGCTGTTTAATTTATGAAACCGTATCGGGGAAAACTATTTTGTTTCTGAATATTTtcggggtgttttttttcccttttttattttttattttgaatggaccctgtttatggatttttttttaaatttttttatcattcctccatttttgggaaaatatttgaaaaaaaaatctgacaaacaaactaaaacaattattcaaaaaaaaaggtaaaagaaataaattacagtacacaaaacaatatattttttaagcgaatGCAATACTTTAACATCCAAGCCGCTAGGTGGCAGTAAATCATTATACATTGGGCTCCGTCTACATAAAGTCAAGAGGAAGGACAATCAAGGAGAACATTCAAGCGAAAGACGTTCGCACGGTAAGCCTCAATGTCATCAAACTAGTTTAAGTGCGCTGGGATCCACAACAATAAGGAATAACACTGATCCGTAGATCTTTATCTGCCTGTGAGGCGCTTCCTTTAACGCCATTCCACGACATGGCTAAAGGTCTGATGTTTGTACTTGAGCCTGACCACCgcggctaatgctaacgctTAGCTTGTCGAGGCTGCTCTGTTGTTTCGCAATCATTCAGCACTATCTGGATTCATATTTTGGGTCGAATACCCGTTTTTAAGTTACTAGTTTGTGTGTTGACATATCGTTTGTGTCAGGGAACTAGATCACATTATGATCAACATTAACGGACTGATTTCAAACATGAGTGCTGCCATCTATACTTGTGGAATATTATTTTTGTCGCTTATTATCATTGCATGAACAAAAGGGTCATTTTCAATCACTTAGTGGCTTGAATTTGATT from the Vanacampus margaritifer isolate UIUO_Vmar chromosome 10, RoL_Vmar_1.0, whole genome shotgun sequence genome contains:
- the gdf9 gene encoding growth/differentiatio is translated as MHKKQMLTSVALRCFRAVLFLLLVSSSRPPPVRCSVGRALSQYAYGTIFSPLLKALSELGGSKWNPASVKKSKPEHKYIKYLTDTTFKRTPRAQRSLEGSARYNVVRLIKPQEQCLDKSHKESFTLDLSFSLDQVQGKEQLTKATLLFSPAHINSVCFLSIKEHEHSNKCPLCPGIRQAVNFTATADSPGRANWAEVDITPLLRPSSPFPKRNVHLHVNVICPEENPGHEDPLEFTVESPPLLLYLLDDSKAATLQNQTIFNARGAKRRRRRESAKSKRGDKTLDVHLPQLLPTSEFPTSYCALYDFRVRFSQLGLDHWIVFPPKYNPRYCQGICPQIVGFIYGSPAHTMYQNIIYEKMDSSVPRPSCIPSHYSPLSVMIFIDNSYVYKEFEDMVATRCTCR